A single Candidatus Eisenbacteria bacterium DNA region contains:
- a CDS encoding DUF2723 domain-containing protein — translation MRGSLALGAVVFAIYALGACPTIYVGDSGELVTAVDRLGIPHPTGYPLYVLAGKLWTLVLPFGSVAWRMSLFSAACAAVAVGGLHHLCRRLGAGSVASLVAALLFAASPSLWGEANVQRVYALNALFVVAATHAAVTWRDRRDTASLARAFFLCGLGATNHAFMAVYAAVLGAWAVATGGPGTRRPVPLAAAAGAFVLGLLPYLYLPVRSRAHPVLDWGDPETMRAFAAVVTRRNFWQRAWVEQPGDLWTIARDYVASFPIELGWGGVALVLVGAGVAWRRQAPLALFVLLMLANLASVALHGSRADVFVWHRYYVPSYALAAIVAALGCEVLVTALPRALRAAPLLLPLVALVARWPEFDRSRYRIAEDFGLAVLGALPPGAHLVATDDNVLFALMYLHFVEGRRPDVDLVLQGIGGPVPPAMRFDPEGERLFFTHHPNWKVPGLEIVPMGLVFEARRPGPHPAPLATPDVLAGEDDPRVPKDYLTQNLLGHFHYMRGVTAAATSWPDGARELERAAAAAPENDVLFYNLALVYRRSGHWNEALQAARRSQAINPRHLATAGRPRAADLAAEIDRERPREAR, via the coding sequence GTGCGAGGGTCGCTCGCCCTGGGTGCAGTGGTCTTCGCGATCTACGCGCTCGGGGCCTGCCCGACGATCTACGTCGGCGACAGCGGCGAGCTCGTGACGGCGGTCGATCGGCTCGGGATCCCGCATCCGACCGGCTATCCCCTCTACGTCCTGGCCGGGAAGCTCTGGACGCTCGTGCTCCCCTTCGGATCGGTCGCCTGGCGGATGAGCCTCTTCAGCGCCGCATGCGCCGCGGTCGCGGTCGGCGGTCTCCATCACCTCTGCCGGCGGCTCGGCGCCGGGTCCGTCGCGTCCCTGGTCGCAGCGCTCCTGTTCGCCGCGAGCCCGAGCCTCTGGGGCGAAGCCAACGTGCAGCGCGTCTACGCCTTGAACGCTCTGTTCGTCGTCGCGGCGACCCACGCCGCCGTCACCTGGCGCGACCGCCGCGACACCGCGAGCCTCGCCCGCGCCTTCTTCCTGTGCGGCCTCGGCGCGACGAACCATGCGTTCATGGCGGTCTACGCCGCGGTCCTCGGCGCCTGGGCCGTCGCGACCGGAGGACCCGGGACCAGAAGACCCGTCCCGCTCGCCGCCGCGGCCGGCGCCTTCGTCCTGGGGCTCCTCCCCTACCTGTATCTGCCGGTGCGCTCGCGGGCGCACCCCGTCCTCGATTGGGGCGATCCCGAGACGATGCGCGCCTTCGCCGCGGTCGTGACCCGGCGGAACTTCTGGCAGCGCGCCTGGGTCGAGCAACCGGGCGACCTCTGGACCATCGCGCGCGACTACGTCGCGAGCTTCCCGATCGAGCTCGGCTGGGGTGGCGTCGCCCTCGTGCTCGTCGGAGCCGGCGTGGCGTGGCGGCGCCAGGCGCCGCTCGCCCTCTTCGTCCTCCTCATGCTGGCGAACCTCGCGAGCGTCGCACTGCACGGGTCGCGTGCCGACGTCTTCGTGTGGCACCGCTACTACGTTCCGTCCTACGCGCTGGCCGCCATCGTGGCGGCGCTCGGCTGCGAAGTGCTGGTCACGGCGTTGCCCCGCGCGCTTCGCGCGGCCCCGCTCCTTCTGCCTCTGGTCGCGCTCGTCGCCCGCTGGCCGGAGTTCGATCGCAGCCGGTACCGGATCGCCGAGGACTTCGGGCTCGCGGTCCTTGGAGCGCTGCCACCGGGCGCACACCTGGTCGCGACCGACGACAACGTGCTCTTCGCGCTCATGTACCTCCACTTCGTCGAAGGACGCCGTCCGGACGTCGACCTCGTTCTGCAGGGCATCGGCGGTCCGGTGCCGCCCGCGATGCGGTTCGATCCCGAGGGCGAACGGCTCTTCTTCACGCACCATCCGAACTGGAAGGTGCCTGGGCTCGAGATCGTCCCCATGGGGCTCGTCTTCGAGGCGCGCCGTCCGGGACCGCACCCGGCGCCGCTCGCGACGCCCGATGTGCTCGCGGGCGAGGACGACCCCCGCGTGCCGAAGGACTACCTGACGCAGAACCTCCTCGGCCACTTCCACTACATGCGCGGCGTCACGGCAGCGGCCACGAGCTGGCCTGACGGTGCGCGCGAGCTCGAGCGTGCAGCGGCGGCCGCGCCCGAGAACGACGTCCTCTTCTACAACCTGGCGCTCGTCTATCGACGGAGCGGACACTGGAACGAAGCGCTACAGGCGGCCCGGCGCTCGCAGGCGATCAACCCGCGTCACCTGGCGACGGCCGGCCGGCCGCGCGCAGCCGATCTCGCGGCCGAGATCGATCGCGAGCGGCCACGCGAGGCGCGGTGA
- a CDS encoding SGNH/GDSL hydrolase family protein, with protein sequence MALGVCAVLLAVGSIAGASTITQNVSWTIDRPGTSTTYRITAYGDSIYAGYRGSLSSVAKRAAPHVDGEYLSQLWNADIEVRRRTKSGAVASDIYNNKIVAERSYMQSANTRVVTFEMCGNDGLQARSNFAGQSGTCNLAPLNTAQSNCTTYLQSAMDYINANANAGTVLKVVSNLYYPGYAADNALANCTISGVRPNKQEIFLPYIARMNWRACNFAAQKGFACADSFAQYMGADYDSNGDGLIDSEAIRYVQGESETDYVNKIVTTYRATLRDANTHFVSSSTSYDYIQSDNTHPTYTGSTVSVGIFGGTGSGSGAPDYSGSQIVGGKNPVWNQFGHERMGWAISVNNPATP encoded by the coding sequence ATGGCTTTGGGGGTGTGTGCCGTGCTGCTCGCGGTGGGATCCATCGCGGGCGCGAGCACGATCACGCAGAACGTTTCGTGGACGATCGACCGCCCCGGCACCTCGACGACGTACCGCATCACCGCCTACGGCGACTCGATCTACGCCGGCTATCGCGGCTCGCTGTCGAGCGTCGCCAAGCGTGCCGCGCCGCACGTCGACGGCGAGTACCTCTCGCAGCTCTGGAACGCCGACATCGAGGTGCGCCGGCGCACCAAGTCCGGCGCGGTCGCGTCGGACATCTACAACAACAAGATCGTGGCCGAGCGCTCGTACATGCAGTCGGCGAACACGCGCGTCGTCACCTTCGAGATGTGCGGCAACGACGGCCTGCAGGCACGCAGCAACTTCGCGGGCCAGAGCGGCACCTGCAACCTGGCGCCGCTCAACACGGCGCAGTCGAACTGCACCACCTACCTCCAGTCCGCAATGGACTACATCAACGCCAACGCCAATGCGGGCACGGTGCTGAAGGTGGTCTCGAACCTCTACTACCCGGGCTATGCGGCCGACAACGCGCTCGCGAACTGCACCATCTCCGGCGTGCGCCCGAACAAGCAGGAGATCTTCCTGCCGTACATCGCGCGCATGAACTGGCGGGCGTGCAACTTCGCCGCGCAGAAGGGCTTCGCGTGCGCGGACAGCTTCGCGCAGTACATGGGCGCGGACTACGACTCGAATGGCGACGGCCTGATCGACTCCGAGGCCATCCGCTACGTGCAGGGCGAGTCCGAGACGGACTACGTGAACAAGATCGTCACGACCTACCGCGCGACCCTGCGTGACGCGAACACGCACTTCGTGAGCTCGAGCACGAGCTACGACTACATCCAGTCCGACAACACGCACCCGACCTACACCGGCTCGACCGTCAGCGTCGGCATCTTCGGCGGCACGGGCTCCGGCTCGGGCGCGCCGGACTACAGCGGCTCGCAGATCGTGGGCGGCAAGAACCCGGTCTGGAACCAGTTCGGTCACGAGCGGATGGGCTGGGCGATCTCGGTGAACAACCCCGCGACGCCCTGA
- the lnt gene encoding apolipoprotein N-acyltransferase: MARRGLVRTLGGVVATGVAFSLYSRVEPRWFALGWVGLVPWLLALDRTTTWRGVLASGVAMSIAFTLGVFSWFADAMADYVSVPLWLMYVVLVVGAPFFQPQVVAFSLVRHAARWRGFGATRRALAGACAYVATEWALPRLFGDTIGQGFFASPVLRQAADVAGAPGLTFVLVVANECVHEAVTRMRRRESVLAPIAAVALLFAALGVYGAMRLRQLDRAETLPPLRVAIVQGDVVHYDRLAAEVGTYEAVRRILDTHFDLSATAVQHDGVDLVVWPETVYPTTFGTPKSPEGAAFDREIGAFVVRSRRPLVFGSYDGENGHEYNAAVFLEPTDDGAVTFDTYRKASLFPLTERVPAWLDGPRLRRWLPWLGTWTPGDGATVVSLALPDGRSVRVAPLVCYDAVEPRNAAGAVREGAELIVTLSNDSWLGAGAHLHFVVSALRSVETRRPQVRATTTGVSAVITPTGELTAVADVHVQTVLVGSVTPVRGEMPLAVRWGDWLGPVALVLGLAFFFTRPVHARTAM; this comes from the coding sequence GTGGCGCGGCGCGGGCTGGTTCGAACCCTCGGCGGCGTCGTCGCGACCGGCGTTGCGTTCTCCTTGTACTCGCGGGTCGAGCCGCGCTGGTTCGCCCTCGGCTGGGTGGGGCTCGTGCCGTGGCTCCTCGCGCTCGACCGCACGACGACGTGGCGCGGCGTCCTCGCGTCCGGCGTCGCCATGTCGATCGCGTTCACTCTCGGGGTGTTCTCGTGGTTCGCGGACGCGATGGCCGACTACGTGTCGGTGCCGCTCTGGCTCATGTACGTCGTCCTCGTCGTCGGGGCGCCGTTCTTCCAGCCGCAGGTCGTGGCCTTCTCGCTGGTGCGCCACGCCGCCCGGTGGCGAGGCTTCGGCGCCACGCGCCGTGCGCTCGCCGGCGCATGCGCGTACGTCGCGACCGAGTGGGCGTTGCCTCGGCTCTTCGGCGACACGATCGGGCAGGGCTTCTTCGCGTCGCCCGTCCTGCGTCAAGCGGCCGACGTCGCCGGCGCGCCGGGGCTCACGTTCGTCCTCGTCGTCGCGAACGAGTGCGTGCACGAGGCGGTGACGCGCATGCGGCGGCGCGAGAGCGTGCTCGCACCGATCGCCGCCGTCGCACTCTTGTTCGCGGCGCTCGGGGTCTACGGCGCCATGCGCCTCCGCCAGCTCGACCGTGCGGAGACGCTGCCGCCCCTGCGAGTGGCGATCGTGCAGGGGGACGTCGTCCACTACGACCGCCTCGCGGCCGAGGTCGGGACGTACGAGGCCGTCCGGCGCATCCTCGACACCCACTTCGATCTGTCGGCGACGGCGGTGCAGCACGACGGCGTGGATCTCGTCGTGTGGCCGGAGACGGTCTACCCGACGACCTTCGGCACGCCGAAGAGCCCCGAGGGCGCCGCGTTCGACCGTGAGATCGGCGCGTTCGTCGTGCGGAGCCGCCGGCCCCTTGTGTTCGGGTCGTACGACGGCGAGAACGGCCACGAGTACAACGCGGCCGTGTTCCTCGAGCCGACCGACGACGGTGCGGTGACGTTCGACACGTACCGCAAGGCGTCGCTCTTCCCGCTGACCGAACGTGTCCCGGCGTGGCTCGACGGCCCGCGGCTGCGCCGCTGGCTCCCGTGGCTCGGAACGTGGACGCCCGGCGACGGCGCGACCGTGGTGTCGCTCGCGCTGCCGGACGGTCGCAGCGTCCGGGTGGCGCCGCTCGTCTGCTACGACGCGGTCGAGCCCCGCAACGCCGCCGGCGCCGTGCGCGAGGGCGCCGAGCTCATCGTGACGCTCTCGAACGACAGCTGGCTCGGCGCGGGCGCGCACCTGCACTTCGTCGTGTCGGCCCTCCGCAGCGTGGAGACGCGCCGCCCCCAGGTGCGCGCGACGACCACCGGCGTCTCGGCGGTGATCACGCCCACCGGGGAGCTGACGGCCGTGGCGGACGTCCACGTGCAGACGGTGCTGGTCGGATCGGTGACGCCGGTCCGCGGGGAGATGCCGCTCGCCGTGCGATGGGGCGACTGGCTCGGTCCGGTCGCGCTCGTCCTCGGCCTGGCGTTTTTCTTCACGAGGCCGGTGCACGCGCGCACGGCGATGTGA
- a CDS encoding protein-L-isoaspartate(D-aspartate) O-methyltransferase has product MVREQLASRDVTDARVLAAMRRVPRHEFVPAALRAQAYEDGPLPIGHEQTISQPYIVALMTQLAALGPASRVLEVGTGSGYQAAILAEVARDVYTIEIVEPLARSAEATLRRLGYERVHVRAGDGYRGWPEAAPFDAILVTAAPEKVPAPLLEQLAVGGRLVIPVGRLDQELEVHRRTAGGFEVERVAPVRFVPMTGEAAGQRR; this is encoded by the coding sequence ATGGTGCGCGAGCAGCTCGCGTCGCGCGACGTGACGGACGCCCGCGTGCTGGCCGCCATGCGGCGCGTGCCGCGCCACGAGTTCGTGCCGGCGGCCCTGCGGGCGCAGGCGTACGAGGACGGTCCGCTGCCCATCGGGCACGAGCAGACGATCAGCCAGCCATACATCGTGGCGCTCATGACGCAGCTCGCGGCCCTCGGGCCCGCGAGCCGGGTGCTCGAGGTCGGCACGGGCTCGGGGTACCAGGCGGCGATCCTCGCTGAGGTGGCGCGCGACGTCTACACGATCGAGATCGTCGAGCCGCTCGCGCGCAGCGCCGAGGCGACGCTGCGGCGGCTCGGCTACGAGCGCGTGCACGTCCGCGCCGGCGACGGCTACCGCGGCTGGCCGGAGGCGGCGCCTTTCGATGCGATCCTGGTCACGGCCGCGCCGGAGAAGGTGCCCGCGCCGTTGCTGGAGCAGCTCGCCGTCGGCGGCCGGCTCGTGATTCCGGTCGGACGGCTCGACCAGGAGCTCGAGGTCCATCGCCGGACCGCCGGCGGGTTCGAGGTGGAGCGCGTCGCCCCGGTGCGGTTCGTGCCGATGACCGGTGAGGCCGCCGGCCAGCGCCGGTGA
- a CDS encoding antibiotic biosynthesis monooxygenase gives MVVVTNRIPVSKGHEIDFEDRFKRRVHLVDRAPGFVRNEVHRPRPLKFSHETGGWVEDPDAQGYYEVKTWWRTFEDFVAWTKSPAFAEAHSNRPPQGMFAGPNVLEVHEILTSTDLKL, from the coding sequence ATGGTCGTCGTCACGAATCGCATTCCCGTCTCCAAGGGTCACGAGATCGACTTCGAGGATCGCTTCAAGCGACGCGTGCACCTGGTCGATCGCGCGCCGGGCTTCGTGCGCAACGAGGTGCACCGGCCGCGGCCGCTCAAGTTCAGCCACGAGACGGGTGGCTGGGTCGAGGATCCCGACGCGCAGGGCTACTACGAGGTGAAGACCTGGTGGAGGACGTTCGAGGATTTCGTCGCGTGGACGAAGAGCCCGGCCTTCGCCGAGGCGCACTCGAACCGCCCGCCGCAGGGCATGTTCGCCGGGCCGAACGTGCTCGAGGTGCACGAGATCCTGACGAGCACCGACTTGAAGCTGTAG
- a CDS encoding type 1 glutamine amidotransferase domain-containing protein, which produces MKILIVLTSHDRLGDTGKKTGFWLEELAAPYYVLRDGGAELTLASPKGGQPPLDPKSDQPENQTDLTRRFQADSPAKAALANTKKLADVSANDFDAVFYPGGHGPMWDMPDNATSIALIEAFVKADKPVAAVCHAPVALVNVRGKNGEYLVKGKRVTAFTNEEEEAVELTKVVPFLVEDRLKERGAIFSKVANWVPYVQVDGKLVTGQNPASSGPGAKELLKVLRSA; this is translated from the coding sequence ATGAAGATCCTCATCGTTCTCACTTCTCACGACCGACTCGGTGACACCGGAAAGAAGACCGGCTTCTGGCTGGAGGAGCTCGCCGCTCCCTACTACGTGCTGAGGGACGGCGGCGCGGAGCTCACGCTGGCCTCGCCGAAGGGTGGCCAGCCGCCGCTCGATCCGAAGAGCGACCAACCCGAGAACCAGACCGATTTGACGAGGCGCTTCCAGGCCGACTCCCCTGCGAAGGCTGCGCTCGCCAACACGAAGAAGCTGGCCGACGTGTCCGCGAACGACTTCGATGCCGTCTTCTACCCCGGCGGACATGGCCCCATGTGGGACATGCCCGACAACGCGACCTCCATCGCCCTGATCGAAGCCTTCGTGAAGGCCGACAAGCCCGTCGCCGCCGTATGTCACGCGCCCGTCGCGCTGGTGAACGTGCGCGGAAAGAACGGCGAGTATCTGGTCAAAGGGAAGCGCGTGACCGCGTTCACGAACGAGGAAGAAGAGGCGGTCGAGCTGACGAAGGTCGTGCCCTTCCTGGTGGAAGACCGCTTGAAGGAACGGGGCGCCATCTTCAGCAAGGTCGCCAACTGGGTTCCCTACGTCCAGGTGGACGGCAAGCTGGTGACCGGCCAGAACCCGGCCTCCTCGGGACCCGGAGCGAAAGAGCTGCTGAAGGTCCTTCGCTCCGCTTGA
- a CDS encoding cupin domain-containing protein, which translates to MAKSTARYWNPLASESQGRWTPVTGLEGMVEELTLSIDPVTGEYTRLTRFHPGADTTPFGGKSHDYPEEVFIVSGRLYDQAFDLWLEAGHYASRPGGEVHGPFKTEVGCVVLELSFPMRGAGSGGA; encoded by the coding sequence ATGGCGAAGTCGACCGCACGGTACTGGAACCCGCTGGCATCGGAGAGCCAAGGGCGGTGGACGCCCGTCACGGGCCTCGAGGGGATGGTCGAAGAGCTCACGCTCAGCATCGATCCGGTGACGGGCGAGTACACACGACTGACGCGATTCCACCCTGGCGCCGACACCACGCCATTCGGCGGGAAGAGTCACGACTACCCCGAGGAGGTCTTCATCGTGAGCGGTCGGCTCTACGACCAGGCCTTCGACCTGTGGCTCGAAGCGGGCCACTACGCGAGTCGTCCCGGGGGTGAAGTGCATGGCCCCTTCAAGACGGAGGTTGGCTGCGTCGTTCTGGAGCTCTCCTTCCCCATGCGCGGCGCGGGGAGTGGCGGCGCCTGA